A genomic window from Glycine soja cultivar W05 chromosome 10, ASM419377v2, whole genome shotgun sequence includes:
- the LOC114372650 gene encoding DNA mismatch repair protein PMS1-like isoform X2, with protein sequence MVVEAQIIKPIGKGIVHRICAGQVILDLSSAVKELVENSLDAGATSIEISLKDFGEQWFQVIDNGCGISPNNFKVLALKHHTSKLAEFHDLQSLTTFGFRGEALSSLCALGNLTVETRTASEPVATHLTFDSSGVLVAERKTARQIGTTVMVKKLFSSLPVRSKEFSRNIRREYGKLVSLLNAYALIAKGVRFVCTNTTGKNVRSVVLKTQGSGSLKDNIITVLGMNTFSCLEPVTLSISDSCKVEGFLSKSGQGNGRNLVDRQYFFVNGRPVDMPKVSKVVNELYRGANSKQYPIVILNFTVPTRTYDVNVTPDKRKIFFSEENALLQALREGLQQIYSASNVCYSVNEVVLPAEKEACVELCSSHGKSPIVMKLLSPNGSRPQKEQCSESNNGSISLDEINAECNNDTISQDEHEEKHITHSKNASESINEYLYSDVDEGLIRENDGNLMNQEFTLRAHCTSKDDNSGRQSASPSSIIPDQTTLVSRTVESGSSSSKYSFNHSRHVQSTLNNFVSVNKRNRDSVIRALSEVPVLRNPHCQLKTANTETHDLITRSSLCFDQCDELARASEIEALKQLNPDNVFHKNENSVSFKGDSSDREPKSNMELDLKNNTPIGDTASINPSSIDMITADVFASDPPLHSSPVRLDSSKSSRKKICSNMQFSFQELKKRREKRLSLLQSSKFGCGKAKVKSCYSDATLELSRSEIAEQKERALAAAATELERFFKKEDFSRMKVIGQFNLGFIICKLDQDLFIVDQHAADEKYNFERLSQSTILNQQPLLRPIKLELSPEEEIVASMHMDIIRKNGFTLEEDPNAPPGCRFKLKSVPFSKNTMFGIEGRC encoded by the exons ATGGTAGTTGAAGCTCAAATAATCAAGCCCATCGGCAAGGGCATCGTTCACAGAATCTGCGCCGGTCAAGTCATCCTCGACCTCTCCTCCGCCGTCAAGGAACTTGTCGAAAACAGTTTGGACGCCGGCGCCACCAGCATCGAAATCTCCCTCAAAGACTTCGGCGAACAGTGGTTTCAAGTCATCGACAACGGTTGCGGCATTTCCCCAAACAATTTCAAg gTTCTTGCGCTGAAGCATCACACGTCAAAGTTAGCGGAATTTCACGATCTTCAGTCTCTGACGACTTTTGGATTCCGAGGGGAGGCGCTGAGTTCGCTCTGCGCGTTGGGGAACTTGACAGTTGAAACCAGAACGGCGAGCGAACCGGTCGCTACGCACTTGACTTTTGACAGTTCCGGTGTCCTTGTGGCGGAAAGAAAAACGGCACGGCAAATTGGTACCACTGTTATGGTTAAGAAGTTGTTCTCCAGTTTGCCTGTGAGAAGCAAAGAGTTTAGTCGTAACATACGTAGGGAATATGGCAAGTTGGTTTCTCTGTTGAAT GCTTATGCCCTTATAGCGAAAGGAGTCCGTTTTGTCTGCACCAACACGACTGGTAAAAATGTGAGGTCTGTGGTTCTTAAAACGCAAGGAAGTGGTTCTCTTAAGGATAACATCATAACAGTGCTTGGCATGAACACTTTCAGCTGCTTAGAGCCCGTGACATTGTCTATATCTGATTCTTGCAAGGTTGAAGGATTTCTTTCTAAGTCTGGACAGGGCAATGGACGCAATTTGGTGGATAGACAGTATTTTTTTGTGAATGGTAGACCGGTGGATATGCCTAAAGTTAGCAAAGTTGTGAATGAGTTGTACAGGGGTGCAAATTCCAAACAGTATCCcattgttattttgaattttacgGTTCCTACAAGAACGTATGATGTCAATGTGACTCCTGACAagaggaaaatatttttttctgaagAAAATGCCCTATTGCAAGCCCTGAGAGAGGGATTGCAACAAATTTATTCTGCTAGTAACGTCTGTTACTCTGTTAATGAAGTTGTGTTGCCTGCTGAAAAAGAAGCATGTGTTGAGTTGTGTTCCTCTCATGGGAAGTCTCCTATTGTAATGAAACTATTGTCCCCAAATGGCAGTCGTCCTCAGAAAGAGCAATGTAGTGAAAGTAACAATGGCAGTATTTCTTTAGATGAAATTAATGCTGAGTGCAACAATGATACTATTTCTCAGGATGAACATGAGGAGAAACATATTACTCATTCCAAAAATGCTTCTGAATCGATTAATGAATATCTGTACTCAGATGTTGATGAAGGGCTAATTCGTGAGAATGATGGGAATTTAATGAACCAGGAGTTCACACTCAGAGCGCATTGCACTTCAAAGGATGACAATAGTGGAAGACAGTCAGCGAGTCCTAGTAGTATTATACCTGATCAAACTACCCTTGTCTCAAGGACAGTTGAGAGTGGCAGCTCTTCTAGTAAATATTCATTTAACCATTCAAGACATGTTCAGTCCACTCTTAACAACTTTGTTTCTGTAAATAAAAGAAATCGGGATAGTGTCATTAGAGCCTTATCTGAAGTGCCTGTTCTTAGAAATCCTCATTGTCAATTGAAGACTGCAAATACTGAAACACATGACTTGATTACAAGATCATCACTTTGTTTTGACCAATGTGATGAACTTGCTAGGGCGAGCGAGATTGAAGCTTTGAAGCAACTTAATCCTGATAATGTCTTccacaaaaatgaaaattcagtTTCTTTTAAGGGTGACTCCTCTGATAGAGAACCTAAATCTAATATG GAATTAGATCTAAAGAATAATACACCTATAGGGGATACAGCATCTATTAATCCTTCTAGCATTGATATGATCACTGCGGATGTTTTTGCCTCAGACCCTCCATTACATTCATCACCTGTACGGTTAGATTCTTCCAAGTCTTCCAGGAAGAAGATATGCTCCAACAtgcaattttcttttcaagagcttaagaaaagaagagagaagagactTTCTCTGTTGCAATCCAGTAAATTTGGATGTGGAAAAGCTAAAgtcaaaag TTGCTATTCGGATGCAACTTTGGAGCTTTCACGATCAGAAATTGCAGAGCAGAAAGAAAGGGCCTTGGCAGCAGCAGCTACCGAACTTGAAAGATTTTTCAAGAAGGAAGACTTCAGCAGAATGAAG GTGATTGGGCAATTCAATCTTGGATTTATCATTTGTAAATTGGATCAAGATTTATTCATTGTGGATCAG caTGCTGCTGATGAGAAGtataattttgagcgtctatcACAGTCAACCATCTTGAACCAACAACCTCTTCTTAG GCCAATAAAATTGGAGTTATCCCCCGAAGAAGAAATAGTTGCTTCAATGCACATGGACATTATCAG
- the LOC114372650 gene encoding DNA mismatch repair protein PMS1-like isoform X3, with product MVVEAQIIKPIGKGIVHRICAGQVILDLSSAVKELVENSLDAGATSIEISLKDFGEQWFQVIDNGCGISPNNFKVLALKHHTSKLAEFHDLQSLTTFGFRGEALSSLCALGNLTVETRTASEPVATHLTFDSSGVLVAERKTARQIGTTVMVKKLFSSLPVRSKEFSRNIRREYGKLVSLLNAYALIAKGVRFVCTNTTGKNVRSVVLKTQGSGSLKDNIITVLGMNTFSCLEPVTLSISDSCKVEGFLSKSGQGNGRNLVDRQYFFVNGRPVDMPKVSKVVNELYRGANSKQYPIVILNFTVPTRTYDVNVTPDKRKIFFSEENALLQALREGLQQIYSASNVCYSVNEVVLPAEKEACVELCSSHGKSPIVMKLLSPNGSRPQKEQCSESNNGSISLDEINAECNNDTISQDEHEEKHITHSKNASESINEYLYSDVDEGLIRENDGNLMNQEFTLRAHCTSKDDNSGRQSASPSSIIPDQTTLVSRTVESGSSSSKYSFNHSRHVQSTLNNFVSVNKRNRDSVIRALSEVPVLRNPHCQLKTANTETHDLITRSSLCFDQCDELARASEIEALKQLNPDNVFHKNENSVSFKGDSSDREPKSNMELDLKNNTPIGDTASINPSSIDMITADVFASDPPLHSSPVRLDSSKSSRKKICSNMQFSFQELKKRREKRLSLLQSSKFGCGKAKVKSCYSDATLELSRSEIAEQKERALAAAATELERFFKKEDFSRMKVIGQFNLGFIICKLDQDLFIVDQHAADEKYNFERLSQSTILNQQPLLRPIKLELSPEEEIVASMHMDIIRC from the exons ATGGTAGTTGAAGCTCAAATAATCAAGCCCATCGGCAAGGGCATCGTTCACAGAATCTGCGCCGGTCAAGTCATCCTCGACCTCTCCTCCGCCGTCAAGGAACTTGTCGAAAACAGTTTGGACGCCGGCGCCACCAGCATCGAAATCTCCCTCAAAGACTTCGGCGAACAGTGGTTTCAAGTCATCGACAACGGTTGCGGCATTTCCCCAAACAATTTCAAg gTTCTTGCGCTGAAGCATCACACGTCAAAGTTAGCGGAATTTCACGATCTTCAGTCTCTGACGACTTTTGGATTCCGAGGGGAGGCGCTGAGTTCGCTCTGCGCGTTGGGGAACTTGACAGTTGAAACCAGAACGGCGAGCGAACCGGTCGCTACGCACTTGACTTTTGACAGTTCCGGTGTCCTTGTGGCGGAAAGAAAAACGGCACGGCAAATTGGTACCACTGTTATGGTTAAGAAGTTGTTCTCCAGTTTGCCTGTGAGAAGCAAAGAGTTTAGTCGTAACATACGTAGGGAATATGGCAAGTTGGTTTCTCTGTTGAAT GCTTATGCCCTTATAGCGAAAGGAGTCCGTTTTGTCTGCACCAACACGACTGGTAAAAATGTGAGGTCTGTGGTTCTTAAAACGCAAGGAAGTGGTTCTCTTAAGGATAACATCATAACAGTGCTTGGCATGAACACTTTCAGCTGCTTAGAGCCCGTGACATTGTCTATATCTGATTCTTGCAAGGTTGAAGGATTTCTTTCTAAGTCTGGACAGGGCAATGGACGCAATTTGGTGGATAGACAGTATTTTTTTGTGAATGGTAGACCGGTGGATATGCCTAAAGTTAGCAAAGTTGTGAATGAGTTGTACAGGGGTGCAAATTCCAAACAGTATCCcattgttattttgaattttacgGTTCCTACAAGAACGTATGATGTCAATGTGACTCCTGACAagaggaaaatatttttttctgaagAAAATGCCCTATTGCAAGCCCTGAGAGAGGGATTGCAACAAATTTATTCTGCTAGTAACGTCTGTTACTCTGTTAATGAAGTTGTGTTGCCTGCTGAAAAAGAAGCATGTGTTGAGTTGTGTTCCTCTCATGGGAAGTCTCCTATTGTAATGAAACTATTGTCCCCAAATGGCAGTCGTCCTCAGAAAGAGCAATGTAGTGAAAGTAACAATGGCAGTATTTCTTTAGATGAAATTAATGCTGAGTGCAACAATGATACTATTTCTCAGGATGAACATGAGGAGAAACATATTACTCATTCCAAAAATGCTTCTGAATCGATTAATGAATATCTGTACTCAGATGTTGATGAAGGGCTAATTCGTGAGAATGATGGGAATTTAATGAACCAGGAGTTCACACTCAGAGCGCATTGCACTTCAAAGGATGACAATAGTGGAAGACAGTCAGCGAGTCCTAGTAGTATTATACCTGATCAAACTACCCTTGTCTCAAGGACAGTTGAGAGTGGCAGCTCTTCTAGTAAATATTCATTTAACCATTCAAGACATGTTCAGTCCACTCTTAACAACTTTGTTTCTGTAAATAAAAGAAATCGGGATAGTGTCATTAGAGCCTTATCTGAAGTGCCTGTTCTTAGAAATCCTCATTGTCAATTGAAGACTGCAAATACTGAAACACATGACTTGATTACAAGATCATCACTTTGTTTTGACCAATGTGATGAACTTGCTAGGGCGAGCGAGATTGAAGCTTTGAAGCAACTTAATCCTGATAATGTCTTccacaaaaatgaaaattcagtTTCTTTTAAGGGTGACTCCTCTGATAGAGAACCTAAATCTAATATG GAATTAGATCTAAAGAATAATACACCTATAGGGGATACAGCATCTATTAATCCTTCTAGCATTGATATGATCACTGCGGATGTTTTTGCCTCAGACCCTCCATTACATTCATCACCTGTACGGTTAGATTCTTCCAAGTCTTCCAGGAAGAAGATATGCTCCAACAtgcaattttcttttcaagagcttaagaaaagaagagagaagagactTTCTCTGTTGCAATCCAGTAAATTTGGATGTGGAAAAGCTAAAgtcaaaag TTGCTATTCGGATGCAACTTTGGAGCTTTCACGATCAGAAATTGCAGAGCAGAAAGAAAGGGCCTTGGCAGCAGCAGCTACCGAACTTGAAAGATTTTTCAAGAAGGAAGACTTCAGCAGAATGAAG GTGATTGGGCAATTCAATCTTGGATTTATCATTTGTAAATTGGATCAAGATTTATTCATTGTGGATCAG caTGCTGCTGATGAGAAGtataattttgagcgtctatcACAGTCAACCATCTTGAACCAACAACCTCTTCTTAG GCCAATAAAATTGGAGTTATCCCCCGAAGAAGAAATAGTTGCTTCAATGCACATGGACATTATCAG